In the genome of Lathyrus oleraceus cultivar Zhongwan6 chromosome 4, CAAS_Psat_ZW6_1.0, whole genome shotgun sequence, the window GTTGAGTCAATGCAAATTTTGTTTATTGTCAGAAGGGGGATTTAAACATTATGTTGTTATTGCATTGACGTGTATTGACATGCATCATTATGTCGTTGTTGTTGATGAAAGAGACACGTTGCAATCCGGGTTGAATAGATTGGTTACTTGTCCCGAATTTGAGCAGGATGGATTAGGGTTCAAGCAGGGTGAACTCGATTGTTAAGTGAACCAATTGATGGTGatatggtaccacatgcatatgagtctAGTTGAAGTTGTGAGTCTCACTGCATAATTTAATTGATGAACATGTGATTGCTTTTTCTATGATGATGGATTGGGTGTGAGAATGATGTTGTGTGATTGATGTGAATTATGTAGATGTTTGAATTCTACCTTGCAGCTTATGCCGTTAATTTATTGATGTGAGTTCTCACCCCATTTACTTTgatgttgtccaccatggacataTTGAAGATACTCAAGAGTAGAGTTGCTATTGTGAGTGGGAAATAACTCTTGGAGTTATTTTAATTAGTTATCGCTTTTTCATCTTTAGTCGCTATGCTCTGATCCTGTAGCACTAGGGGCGAATGATGTTTTCTTTATTATGATTAATATCGACGTATTTGTTTTCTCGAAGTTTGATAATTATTATGATGATTTATTTAAAGTTGTTAAAAGTGGATATTGAAACTTCTTTTTGAATCATTTTGTGAAAGTTAAGTCTTTTTAAAACCCAAATTGAAGTTAACATGTTTTATTATTGCGATTTATGTGATTCCACtgcgatgataccctaagtgaaggtgagcatgcgatgacatgtgttgtatgttgtttaCTTTTCCACTGCgtatttttaaaatatttatgtTTTGTTTAAGGGTTGTCgttggtgacaccttaaattgtcGAATAAACATTTTTATATAAGTTTaggggtttagggtgttacatagtggtatcatAGCAGGTCGGTCCATCCGACCAGGTTTTGTAATGTTGTTTGTTCCCAGGTACGTGACATGTGTGTGAAACACTGTCGGTACTCATTTGTTCCCAGGTTTTGTAATGGGATTGAAACAAGTGGAGGATTGGTTCAATGTGTTGTTTATTGCAAAAGTTAAGGTTGTTTCAAGAATTTGATGAAAGTGATGAGTTGTTTGTGTCTGCTATGCAAGTGGACGAGTTTATGAAGGATGATGATGGAGTGTTTATGTTACTAGCTTCGATGAAGGTTGAGAACAAAGTTGTGATTGGTGAGTTACCAATGGTATGTGATTTTCCAGAACTGTTTCCTGACGATATCAGTGATTTATCGCTAGAGCGTGAGGTGGATTTTcctatagacttagtacctggtactagtctTGTATCGACGACTCCTTATAGAATATGTGCTTTAGAGTTGAGTGAACTAAAGAAGCAATTAGAAGAGTTtcttgagaagaagtttgtgcgaCCAAGTGTTTCACTGTGGGGAACGCCAATGttgttagttaagaagaaagatggtagaATGAGGTTATGTGTTAACTATAGACAGTTGAATAAAGTGACTatcaagaacaagtatccacttccgagaATCGACGATCTGATGTATCAGTTAGTTGGCGCTTGTGTTTTGAGGAAGATTGATTTGCATCCGGGTTATCACAATATTCGAGTGAAATCAGAAGATACTTCGAAGACTGCTTTCAGAATGAGGTATGGTCATTACAAGTAGTCAATCATGTCATTTGGTGTATCTAACGCGCACGGAGTGTTCATGGAGTACATAAATCGAATATTCCATTTGTACTTAGATTAGTTTGTGGTTGTGTTTATTGACGACGTCTTGATATATTCAAAGTCAGACGAAGATCATGCAAAGCATCTGAGAATCATGTTGCAAACCTTTAAAGAAAAGAAGTTTTGTACAAAGTTATATAAGTGTGAGTTCTAGCTAAAAGAAGTGAATTTCTTAGGTTATTTAGTTCTATTGGAGGTATTATTGTTGATCCGTTGAAGGTTGATGTTGTGTTACAATGGAAAACTCTAAAGTTTGTTgctgagataagaagttttctaGGTTTGGATGGTTACTATAGAAGGTTTATTGAATGCTTTTCGAAGTTGGCGATGCCTTtgactcagttgactcgaaaAGGTCAGACATATGTGGCGTCTGCTCCAATAATGTTTTGAATCCGAGTGAGTTTTTTGTTGTGTATTATGATGCTTCGATGTTGGGTCTGGGTGGTGTACTGATGTAAAATAGACAGGTTATGGCTTAGGCTTCTAGATAGTTAAAGGTTCATGTGAGGAATTATCTTACGCATGATCTAGAATTAGTTGCCGCTTTGTTTGTAATTAAGatttggaggcattatctgttTGGTTCTAGATTTGAAGGGcttagtgatcacaagagtttgaagtacttattcgataaaaatgagttgaatatgaggcaaagaGATGTCTCGAATTTATGAAAGACTGTGATTTTAGTTTGAATTATCATTCTAGTAAATGAAATGTCGTAGTTGATGCTCTGAGTAGGAAATCATTGCATACGTTGTTGCTTATGGTTCGAGAGTTGGAGTTGATTGAACAATTCCGAGATTTAAGTTTGGTATGTGAAAGGACTCGTAATAGTGTGAGGTTGCGCATGTTGAAGCTGACCAATGGTATTCTTGAAGAGATGAGAGAAAGTCAGAAGGTCGACTTAGGATTAGTTGACCGGTTGGTGTCGATtaatcaaggtcaaggtggtgagTTTAGAATCAACGATAATAGTGTGATAAGATTCAGATATAGAGGTTGTGAACTAGATGTGCCCAAAATTAAGAGTATTCCTGAGGAAGTTTATAGGAGTGGCTTGAATATTCATTCCagtgctactaaaatgtatcaagacttgaagaagttattttggtggccaggaatgaagaaaTAAATCGTTGAGTTCGTGTATGCGTGTTTGATTATccaaaagtcaaagattgaagATCAGAAGTTGTTGGGTCTGATGCATCCTTTGTTAGTCCATGAGTGGAAGCGAGATATCATTTCAATGGACTTTGTGCCTGGGTTTCCTCGGAAGGTAAAGAATTGTGATTCCATTTGCGTTATTATGGATAGGTTGACTAAATTAGCTCACTTCATTCCTATTTGACTTAACTATCCATTGGAGAGACTAGCAGAGTTGTGTATTGAGAATATTGTCAACTTGTATGGGATTCCATCCATCGTTGTATCTGACAGAGACCGAGGTTCGTGTCGAGGTTTTGGGAGAGTTTGTAGAAACCTTTGGGTACGAAGCTACGTTTTAGTTATACTTATCACCGGAGACATATGGTCAGACAAAGAGGACTATGTGTACTAGAACAAGGAGGTGCTTCAGCTTTTTACCGTTGATCGAGTTTACCTACAAAAATAGCTTCCATTCAAGaattggtatggcaccgtttgaggCGATGTATAGTAGAAGGTGTATGACACCTTTATGTTATATGAGTTGGGAAAGGGTGTTATAATTGGACATGAGATTGTCTAACAAATCACGGAGAAGATCAAAGTGGTCTAAGAGAAGATGAGAGCTTCGCAGAGGAACCAGAAGAGCTATCATGACAAGCGAAGAAAAACACTTGAGTTCCAAGAAGAAGATTATGTGTTTCTGAGAGTTACTCTAGTAACTTGTGTTGGTAGATCTTTGAAGTCTCGGAAGCTTACTCCATATTGCATTGGTCCTTACTAGATTTTGCAGAGGATATGAGAAGTGGCCTATCAGATTGCTTTACCATCGTCgcttgctaatcttcatgatatgtttcatgtatctcagttgaggaAATACATTCTGGATCcatctcatgtgatccaagttggtgatgtgcaggtgagagataacctgatTGTTAAGGCATCACCCATATGGATAGAGGATCGGGAAGTGAAGTAGTTGTATGGTAAAGAGATTACTTTGGTGAAGGTAGTTTGGGGAGGATCACCTGGTGGAAACGTGACTTGGGAGCTCGAGAGCCAGATGAGAGAGTCGTATCCGAATTTGTTTACTTAAGGTAATTTTCTCGAGATTACTATTTTTAATGTTGATTGTTGTTTAGATTGAGATTATGTTAATGTTGTTGTTATTTATTGTTGTTTTTTAGTTATTGATGTTAGTGTTGTTGTTGTCGTCTAGTTGTTATACTTAGCAAAGTTTTAAAATCTATATGTTTATAGTTTAGTCATTGTTATTGAGTTTGAGACTAAGACtatattttttgtgattattTGTGCAAATCTCATAGTTGTTCCTCTAAAAATGTCAAGAGCACAACATAATGATAGAAAATACAGTTGAGTTTATTATATACAATGTCGATTGTTTGTTTCAATGACCCCTCTTTGaacatatataatatattaaattgtttttgaaaataataatatgaaaaTTCATGTTGTATTTAAAAACATCTAACACTAATCAATATTTTTCGAGTATTTTGCCACTTATCATTCATCTTACAATCTTTTATGGTTAAAATCTCTCAAAGACTTCTAGTTTTCGTTCAACTTTCTTTCATACTTGTTCATTGAAAAAGTATGGAAGAAAGTTGAGCAAAAAATAGAAGTATTGAAGAGATTTTAACCATTAAAGAacatgagatgaatgatgagttgcaAATGCTCGAAAATCAttaattagtttaatttattCTTCAAATATAattgttcatataattattttGTAAACTAATTTGAGAAATTATATGTTCAGCTAGGGCTAAATTATACAAGCAATCCatattagatataataaactcaatcTTGTTTATCCGTCGATTATATTTCAAATCCAAGGGGATATGTATTTTTGCCATTTAAAAATTACAAAAGGATCCTTAGGGATTGAACCCAGAACCATTTCAACTATCTCCTCAGTCACTCATAAATCGAAGGATAAAGTAGCAAGTTTTCATGTTTTCCTTTGTGACCTCATTTGTGTAACCGAGATATAATCCTCTTCGCGACCGAGATAAAATGTGTTTTTTTTAGTGACACCACCAAAAATATTCTAAGATGATTTCCATCTCTGAAATAGTCATCTTCTCTTTCATTATGGAATAAGTAGGGGTGGACAAATTTGAACAATCCGATTGAAACCAGCCGATCCATTGTCTTTTTTGTGCAAATAGATTGGGTCGGGTTGGGTGTCAGATTGATTAAATTGCTTAATTTGGATAGTATAGGGTTGCTTCGGTCGAGCTCGGATGATTATTCTGGACCCGTCAAAAATCGAAATCGAACAAAATTAATcaatatatattttatttatttatattacTATATAATTGCTTCACTTTAAAAATAAGATTCATAGTGTTGCAGGAAATTATCATTTTTATAATCTAATGATGGTATTATCTACTCTTAAAAATACAAGACATAAATTGAGTATTATTTAGTTTATAATTTAAAGTATGATAATGATCAAATTAATACTAAATGAATTGAAAAcgatttttttttataataaaaatatagTTCTTACAGTctaaaagttttttttttaattttaaaattaaaagtaaatatttgtgaatttcataaaaaataataGGTTTATTCTAATAAATATTAAACCGACTAAACCGACCCGATTTACTTGTGAAACCGACTTAATTAAATTTGAAGAAAATCGGAATTTTGTCAGTCAAAATTGAGCCGTTTACGTAGGATTTAATTTTTAAGCCCAAAATCGATTGAAACCGACCGATTATCCGACCCTAAGAACACGTTATTGTAATCATAGACATAAGATTTTTCAAAAGATCTCGCTAGGGGTGATAATTAAATACACATTTATCTCAAATTTTGTCCTTTTCAAATAACATTAAAGTAATAAACCACGTAtatcaataaaaataaaataacaagCATGATTATAGAAAATATTTCTATTTTAATTACTAGACTATACTTAGTGCATTTGAAAGGATTAGTCAAAAACTGGAATCCTCATACTGCACATATCCTGGAAAATGGTACTGCACACGATGGTGACTTCATGGATGCTTCATTTacatctaacagcacctgcaGTAGCTGGTGTTCCAGTTAGTATCATATTGATCCTCAAGTTGTTGTTTGGTTTCAGATTCTTCAGAGACGAAGCACTTTACCAATCCAGGTTGTTTCTTTTTCGATTAGGTCAAATAGCTTTCAACACTGAACATCAAGCTTCCAACGTAGCAAGAATCGAACGTGCTTTAAGGTTAATCTTTCCAGGACATGCTACTGTAACCGGTTCTAATTCAACTCGGGAGTTGCAGAATCAACAGGAGGAAATGTTTTACTCGCTTTCAATGATGGCTCTTTGATCGTGTGATTATCACTTGCTTTGCTTACTAAAAGATATCAGGAAAAACTTATGTATTTGAAATAAAATTTTCCGAATTTCTGCATgctatttttatttatatttcaTGAATGAGTATCAGTTTGTACTTTATTTACCTTATTTCACTATTTTTCTATGATAATTGAATTTGATGTTTATTAGATCTTATCTTATCTACATCTGTTTTTTATTTGATGTTTATTAGATCTTAACGTTTGCAACACAAGTTAATTTAATCAAAATTAGATAATTTGGGAGTTAATTAGCGTAATTTACTATAAAATAAATAAACTTGTGTCCTTTAATAAGAAAAAACAATCCTTTTTAGATTTTTCAACACTGTTCATTCGAATGGTTATATATACGCACCATATGTCTTGGTTAAGTTGTTAAGGCGCGTGTGCTTTCATCATTTGCTTATCTAGGGTTCAATCCtcaaaaaaaaaatacattttattttagaaaataaaatagaCAAATATATGATTCAAACTCTTATCCACATTAAGCTATTCTGATAACTTGTCTACAAGAATCCCCTATCATGTTTTAAAAATAGATCTAAATTTATTATTTTAGAAATCTCATGATTTCAGAAAAATATATCTTACGATTTAAAACATTATCCATTaaattttcatttattttaaattaaatttgtTTTCAAACTATTTATTAAAATAAGTATGTATGACTCATTTATAAAATCTTAATAACAATGATCGAATTATAAAGGTGATATTTAATATAAGGTTTTATGTCTCATACATTTTTTGAGAATTTTGATAGTCAAACTTTTGAATTCTATAAAGCCGAcacattttattattttttaaatagaCTATATAAAGAATATTTATTCACAATTATGTATTctaacaaatatatatatcaaAATGTATacattaatccttccatttttATTCTTATAGTCCTAGTACTTTTCAACTTAAGTTGAGTCAAATCATATACATTTGAAGTTATTAAGAAGTGATTGGATCAAAGAAAGATTTTGAAAGTTAAAGAATGAAGCTAAGAAATTGTTCTCTTTATTTAAAGCTATGTTGGATTTTGACCACTATTTAGTTTTTTGATTATATTTAGAGTTGTAGAGATTTAAATGGAGGAAATTAGTGGCGAAATGAAAGCTAGTGTCTAAATTACTAACTTTCATTAAGATACGAAAGTTTAATTCGGATTGTAAAAAtttgaaaaaagaaaaataaactcAGGAGTGTTGCTACATACATTGCATTTACTATAAGAAAATTGTGTTTAAGCATAGCAAAATGCGGACGCTAAACCTCAGAATTTGGACACTAACAACAATTTAGCATCAGTTTAGCATCCAAAATACCAATAAAAACCTTAAAGCTAAACACTAGCCTTCATGTTGAAACTAATAAATATTTACTAAAATAAACTTTAAAATTGTCTAGTTAAACTATCTCTAATGATAGTTGTGTAAAAATATCAAATTTAAAGATACATGTTCGAACATGCAATATTTCATTCATCAATCTCAACCACTAGActgttttaaaaaaaaattctaaaactaaaattaattacattttttaaagtgaaattaattatttatataaaaaatgACGCTAAACTTAGTATCAATTAATTAAAAACAGTAACTAGCATTTATTTGTTGGAGACGCTAAATTAAAATTATGTAAGATATATTTTTGTCTTAGCATTTTCATCTTTTTACCCTATTATCAATGCCGgttaaataaaaatattaaattaataaTTTTGTAAAACTATAAATTGTAAATAATTTAAATACATGCAATTATATTTTGTTGGTGAGCAACCCCCAATTAACTCTAAAGATTAATATAAAGACTAAATAACAATACActttttaaaactaaaataaaataaaacctATAAATTGATACCTGCAAAAAAATTATATTTACATTTTAAATTTGTAAAATTTAATTGAAGACTAAGAGTTTATACATCATATTTTGGAGAAATAAGACAAGAGTTTTGACATCATATTTTGGAGGCAAACAAGCATCAAGATATTAGGAGAGCAATGATGGTTACCACCACTATTATTTCATCATGAATCATCTTAGCAGTTTTATGTTAATGTCTTTATTTACCATAAGTAGATAGTTCCTATATAATTAGAATTTTGAGATGAACTTTTGTATAACTATTTGATCTATGTAAGTGTAGTAGTACTATTTtatataattataaattttaGTGTATTACTTTTAAATATATTGATTTATAAGAGATAGTAAAATTGTTGTATAGAGCTCAGATAAGTAAATCTCAGTTTAAGAAATCTTCAAGAGATGGTGGGAATATCATATAGAATTTCCATATGAGCAAAATGTTATGATTTAAGAACGcttataaaaaaaatacaatttaagaacaagtcaagttagtttataaaataaataaataaatatagaaTATAAATACTTACCAAAATTAAAAGCAAATCTATTTATATGTAGTGCTGATAGTGCATGAATAAATAAAATCCCCATGTGGATTAGCTTTTGGATTTAAAAATCTATCGTGATCATAGACGAGATATTTTTTATAAGATTATGGTAGAGCATAATATTAAATTACACATTTATCTCAACTTTGTCTTCTTCAAACAACATTAATTTAATTAACCATgttactatatatatatatatatatatatatatatatatatatatatatatatatatatatccataaaaataaaataataaagcATGATTAGacaaaattaaattttaatgaTTAGACTATTTATAAGTCCAAAACTTGAATACTCATTTTGCACATAAACTCAAAAATGGTACTGCACATTATGGTGACTCCATTGATGCTTCATTTACAGCCAGCAGCACCTGCAGTAGCTGGTGTTTCAATGAGTATCATATTGGTGTTCAAGTTGTTGTTGGGTTTCAGATTCTTTAGACATGAAGCACTTTATCAATCGAGGTTGTTTCTTTTTCGATTAGGTCAAATAGTTTTCAATAGTGAACCTCAAGTTTCCTATTTAGCAAGAATGGAGCGTGCTTTAAGATTAATCTTTCCAATATATTCTACTGTCACCACTTCTGATTCAACTTTCTCACAGTCAGATCATGCGTTGCAAAATGAACAGGTGGAAATGTTTCACTCGCTTTCAATGATGGCGCTTTGATCATGTGATTGAACTTGGTGTTTATTGTGTGTAGTTGTTTGATTTGCTTGTTTATGTATAGTTCGATCTGTGTGATGAGAAATTTGTTATAGCAAAAAGGAAATCACTGTATTGATAATGAATTGGTTTTGCATCTCAGTTCATGTTGGATACGATGGTGACTGTTTGGTTTGATAATCACCACTATCGGCTAACGATGTGCGCTGGTCTCTTTTGCTCGGTCACCTAACTATCTTATTCAATGAAAATCTCATCTTTcaattatttattatttatttggTTTTTAGCATCAGACGCTTGAATTTTAAGCACACACTTGGATTTAATTTTCAATAATTCACCTCTATTATATTTGAATTTATAAAAGTTTCTAGAATAGCATCGGATACTTCTGTAAAAGATGTGCATAAATAGAGATGTCCTGCGATATAAATCTTTTAATGATAAGGAAGATGCATTGGCCACATGCCAAAGGGCGGTAAAGTCCAATTACAATGAGGCACGGTCCAAGAACGTATGCGTCAAGGCATTAATATTAGTGATTCAAAGCGTTCACTATCGTCGGATATAATTGGACAATCTCCTGCATGAGAGGTCAGATTACAAGGGGATAGACTTAACCACCAACATTATATAAAGTCTAACACATGTCATTAAGGTATTCTCTCATTCGTATACTCAAACTATTTTTTTCACTTATTCATTCACTCGGGTGTTGGAGTGCTAACATTCTATGTTCGTCTTCGCTCTACCATACCTGAATCTCACTCCATTGCATCGGAGCTTAAGTCCATCGGATCTCCACCCACTTCTGGTTTTAATACGAAAAAGTGGTGTCTTTTATGGGAATTGACTTTCGATTCTCACAAGTTTCCGCGATCAGCTTCTCTTATCCCAAAGTCACGAATCGTTACCGCGACCTCAATTTGAAGAAGGTGACACTTTTCGATCCACCTGCTGAAGTCACCACAACTCTATGAACTCTAAGATCATTCACTTACCTTGACATCTCTCCGATTGATAGTGGATCGTTTAGCAAGGAAGATGGGAATGAAAAGCATCCACCGTGAAATTATTCAAGACCGTCAGTGGTAACTAGGAAGTAGAAAAAAAAACTTATTTAGGGTTTTGAGATAGTGAGAAAGTGGAAGAAGTTCCCAACACGACGCTTCCACTGATCTTAAGTGTTATCATAGTGAATCACTTAGTGTTAGGAATCcttattgtagcggggtattcgttaccattagagatattgactaaatccaaggtaaaccatacaagtcgagtcgccaccgcacttctatttatccaaaggaatggttagaaagcgaacaaaaacctaaaagttttatcgaatcaaaaactagtaaaaatgtcagagatctgggtaagggggttggttatgcaatggaaaggttttaagcacccaaaatatcctaggtactcctagggagcccttttcataagtgttgttctagtctaaagggtgtaggtatatctaaagtactatttactaaaaggaaggttaaaataaaatgactcgcaaggatgtcgcatccactgcctacgtatctcatatgagtatgagaatcagagtcttcgtagctcggctacctataGGTTAAAGATAAGTGTGTTCGGTAAGACgttgcgtcttatgcctacgtatctcatctggaatgagaatcagagcaaaacgtagttcggctaactacgggaacaagggtctcgattgcaactagggcaagggaaatggacggtctcgatcgcaacgagggcgaaagaaaagAATCGtagcaagggcgaaagcaagcaaggattagttgttagtcgtcaatcaaactcggcaagacatcgcgtctcgtgcctacgtatctcatctgaacatgagaatcagagttgtcgtagttcggctaactaggggttaaggattgccatctgaacatggacttacaaaagaggacaccagttgtgtcaaaggagggtgggcagtgtgctcaacgtcctagcagtaggtgtcgcaactcgctgaatcgagtcttaggtagttacctctttgcaatagaacagactgacatgccacaagatcggagactcacggaaggtctaaaagtggggaagctctgctctagagttgtcatgcaatatggacctatgtgttaggatttacaaaggggaacatctacctaatattagcatgcaaagaataggggaattatacctatgttatcatacaaagggttctacctaatgggtgctacctaaacggaacaag includes:
- the LOC127135294 gene encoding uncharacterized protein LOC127135294, which encodes MVLHIMVTPLMLHLQPAAPAVAGVSMSIILVFKLLLGFRFFRHEALYQSRLFLFRLGQIVFNSEPQVSYLARMERALRLIFPIYSTVTTSDSTFSQSDHALQNEQVEMFHSLSMMAL
- the LOC127074173 gene encoding uncharacterized protein LOC127074173; this encodes MVLHTMVTSWMLHLHLTAPAVAGVPVSIILILKLLFGFRFFRDEALYQSRLFLFRLGQIAFNTEHQASNVARIERALRLIFPGHATVTGSNSTRELQNQQEEMFYSLSMMAL